The following are encoded in a window of Gammaproteobacteria bacterium genomic DNA:
- a CDS encoding YggT family protein encodes MALLCNLIFLYELVVFARILIDWFQVPFDHPVAKLRDALALVVDPVLRPLRRVIPPLRMGGMALDLSPLVLLIGLSLLQGIVC; translated from the coding sequence ATGGCGCTTCTCTGCAATCTGATCTTTCTCTACGAACTGGTCGTGTTCGCTCGCATCCTCATCGACTGGTTCCAGGTGCCGTTCGATCATCCGGTGGCGAAGCTTCGCGACGCGCTCGCCCTTGTCGTGGATCCGGTACTGCGACCTTTGCGACGTGTGATCCCGCCGCTTCGTATGGGAGGGATGGCGCTGGACTTGTCGCCGTTGGTGTTATTGATCGGTTTGTCGCTGCTCCAAGGAATCGTTTGTTGA